TCCGAAACGAAAGTTAACGCGTGTCCTTGCAGGAGACGGCCGCGGCGGTCGGCGACGCGATCGACGGCGATCGACCGCCGTCGCCGCAGTCGTTTGGCCCCACGGCTTAGTAACCGGTCGCCGAACGATCGGCCATGACATCGACACCGCGCGTCCTCGTCGTCGGCGGGGGCCTCGCCGGTCTCGTCGCCGCCAGGCACCTCGCCGGCGGCGGCGTCGACGCGACGCTGCTCGAGCGTCGCGAGACCGTCGGCGGTCGCGTCCGGACGCTCGAGCGCGACGGCTACCGGTTCGATCGGGGCTTCCAGGTGCTGTTTCCGGCCTATCCCGCCGTCCGGCGGGAGCTCGATCTCGAGGCGCTGGACCTGCGCCGGTTCACGTCGGGGGCGACGATCGCGCACTCGGGACACAGAACGGTCCTCGCGGACCCGCGTAGCGCACCGGTGACGCTCCCCGCGACGCTTCGCAACCCCGATATCACGATGGGCGACCGACTTCGCGTCGCCCGGCTCTGGTGGGAGTTGCGTCGCACGGACCTCGAGACGCTCTTCGACGGAACCAACGAGTCCGACGAATCGATCGAGCGCTACCTCCGCGAGCGCGGCTTCTCGGACGGGTTCGTCGAGACCTTCGTCGCGCCCTTCTACGGGGGGATCACCCTCGACCGCTCGCTGTCGACCTCGCGTCGCGTCTTCGAGTACACGTTTCGGACGCTGGCGGCCGGCGGCGCCGCGGTCCCCGCGGCGGGGATGGAAGCGATCCCGACGCAACTCGCCGATCGCGTGCGCGAGGTCGGCGGGGGCGTCGAGACCGGCCGCGAGGTCGAGTCGGTCTCGAGCGAGGGCGACTCCGCGACCGTCCAGTTGGCCGACGGCGTGAACGGCGAGGTCGACGCCGTCGTCGTGGCGACCGATCCACCGGCCGCGCGCGACCTGACCGGTCTCGAGTCGATCCCGACCGGCGCGCGGGGCTGTGTCACCCAGTACTACGCGCTGCCGAGCGGCGTGGACCTCGAGACGGGGAGGCGACTCCTGCTCAACGCGGTCGACGACGACGGACCGAACCACGTCGTCCCCCACAGCGCGGTCGCGCCGGAGTACGCTCCCGACGGGGAAGCGCTGATCAGCGCGACGTATCTCGAGGGCGAGGACCTCGGGGCCTCGGGAGACGGCGTGCGCCTCGAATCTTCGAGCGAACGCGACGACGGTCGCGACCCCGAGGAGCGCGACGCGGAACTGGCCGCGCGGACGCGGGACGCGCTCGAGTCGTGGTATCCGGACCAGCGGTTCGGCAACCTCGAGGCGCTGCACACCGAGCGGGTGCCGTTCGCGCAGTTCGACCAGCCGCCGGGGATTCACGACGGGCTGCCGGACCCGCGGGAGCCGTCGGGCTCGGTCTACCTGGCCGGCGACTACACCCGCTGGTCGTCGATCCAGGGCGCGATGCGAAGCGGACGGGAGGCTGCACGCGCGGTGCTCGAGGACCTCTCCGGATAACAGCCGTCACTCGGATAATATATCTCTATCGAGAATTATTCTCGAGAGCGGGACGCTTTTGTCGATGAAGGAGCGCCTTGGGCTATGACCAACGTAGCGATTGTCCTCGCACTCGGCGCATTGCTCCTGTACGGCGGCTGGGCGGTATCGGCGGGCGTCGCGACGCGGTCGCTCTCGCCCGTCAACGCGGTGTTGCTGTCCTACGTGGCGAGTCTCGCCGTCGTCGGCGGCTACGTCCTCGCGACCCGCCGTCCCGTCGTCGGGACGCGGACGGACGTCGGGTTCGCGCTGCTGTCCGGCGTCCTGCTGGCCGTCGCGACGATCAGCTTCTACGCCGCGCTCACCC
This portion of the Haloterrigena gelatinilytica genome encodes:
- a CDS encoding NAD(P)/FAD-dependent oxidoreductase, whose protein sequence is MTSTPRVLVVGGGLAGLVAARHLAGGGVDATLLERRETVGGRVRTLERDGYRFDRGFQVLFPAYPAVRRELDLEALDLRRFTSGATIAHSGHRTVLADPRSAPVTLPATLRNPDITMGDRLRVARLWWELRRTDLETLFDGTNESDESIERYLRERGFSDGFVETFVAPFYGGITLDRSLSTSRRVFEYTFRTLAAGGAAVPAAGMEAIPTQLADRVREVGGGVETGREVESVSSEGDSATVQLADGVNGEVDAVVVATDPPAARDLTGLESIPTGARGCVTQYYALPSGVDLETGRRLLLNAVDDDGPNHVVPHSAVAPEYAPDGEALISATYLEGEDLGASGDGVRLESSSERDDGRDPEERDAELAARTRDALESWYPDQRFGNLEALHTERVPFAQFDQPPGIHDGLPDPREPSGSVYLAGDYTRWSSIQGAMRSGREAARAVLEDLSG
- a CDS encoding EamA family transporter encodes the protein MTNVAIVLALGALLLYGGWAVSAGVATRSLSPVNAVLLSYVASLAVVGGYVLATRRPVVGTRTDVGFALLSGVLLAVATISFYAALTHGNMAIVSAISALYFVVPAIVGVLYFDAQLATTNVLGLGLAVVAVVLVAA